Proteins encoded within one genomic window of Polyodon spathula isolate WHYD16114869_AA chromosome 32, ASM1765450v1, whole genome shotgun sequence:
- the tcea3 gene encoding transcription elongation factor A protein 3 isoform X7, translated as MAREEELIRIAKKLDKMVSRNNMEGALDLLKELKAFKMTLKLLQGTRIGMSVNAVRKHCPDEEVITLAKILVKNWKRLLMESADAQKGELEKGEGNEKRREEISHSKPTSTGGPTLPTRQPDKEASKGDSSDSKSISVSPKKHPGEHKRERKDSTDSKSLLPKQPSTFEIKKERKDLTDSKSLPPKRRSLDTKKERKNSPDFKLLLQQQPSLDAKKERKNSRDFKLLLQQRPSLDTKKERKDCTDLMPFPQKRPSLDTKKERKDSFDSTSATAIRRPSSDTKAEQRNPSDSLFSSTSTPLKKLSLDCKGERRDSHNSKPAIPSPPHRKPSTDSREERVNNGKGKVEPPKTPTSPTSPLTPSFSPSGGTLPPHLLTGETIRDKCIEMLSAALKTDDDYKVYGTNCESMAAEIEDHIYQDIKATDMKYKNRVRSRISNLKDPKNPNLRRNVLSRAIELSRIASMTADEMASDELKNLRNVLTQEAIREHQMAKTSGTTTDLLQCGKCKKKNCTYNQVQTRSADEPMTTFVLCNECGNRWKFC; from the exons CGGAAGCACTGTCCTGATGAGGAGGTCATCACGCTGGCTAAAATCCTGGTCAAGAACTGGAAGAGGCTGCTCATGG AATCGGCTGACGCTCAGAAAGGAGAGCTCGAGAAAGGAGAGGGCAATGAGAAAAGGAGGGAGGAGATTTCTCACAGCAAGCCCACGAGTACTGGGGGGCCGACACTGCCAACCAGACAACCAGACAAGGAGGCAAG TAAGGGAGATTCGTCTGATTCAAAATCCATTTCAGTTTCTCCAAAGAAGCACCCAGGCGAGCATAAAAGGGAAAG AAAAGACTCAACAGATTCCAAGTCCCTGCTTCCAAAACAACCTTCAACATTTGAAATCAAAAAAGAAAG AAAGGACTTGACGGATTCCAAATCATTGCCTCCTAAACGGCGTTCTCTAGACACCAAAAAAGAAAG aaAAAACTCACCAGATTTCAAGTTACTGCTCCAGCAACAGCCTTCCCTAGATGCCAAAAAAGAAAG AAAAAACTCAAGAGATTTCAAGTTATTACTCCAGCAACGGCCTTCCCTAGATACCAAAAAAGAAAG aaaagaCTGTACAGATCTCATGCCATTTCCTCAAAAGCGACCTTCCCtagatacaaaaaaagaaag AAAGGACTCTTTTGATTCTACTTCTGCCACAGCTATAAGGAGACCTTCCTCAGACACTAAAGCAGAACA GAGAAACCCGTCCGACTCCCTGTTCAGCAGCACTTCCACGCCACTGAAAAAGCTCTCCCTTGACTGCAAAGGGGAAAG GAGAGATTCCCATAACTCCAAACCTGCAATCCCGTCTCCGCCTCACAGGAAGCCATCTACTGACTCCAGAGAAGAACG AGTAAACAACGGTAAAGGTAAAGTGGAGCCCCCAAAGACGCCCACATCCCCCACCAGCCCGCTGACCCCCTCGTTCAGCCCCTCAGGGGGCACCCTCCCACCCCACCTGCTCACTGGGGAGACTATACGTGACAAGTGCATTGAGATGCTGTCTGCTGCACTCAAAACTGACG ATGATTACAAAGTCTACGGAACAAACTGTGAATCCATGGCAGCTGAGATTGAAGATC ATATCTACCAAGACATAAAAGCCACAGACATGAAGTATAAGAACCGCGTGCGCAGCCGTATCAGCAATTTAAAGGACCCCAAGAACCCCAACCTACGCAGGAACGTGCTAAGCAGGGCCATAGAGCTCAGCAGGATCGCCAGCATGACTGCCGAC GAAATGGCCAGCGATGAGCTGAAGAACCTGAGGAACGTGCTGACGCAGGAAGCTATTCGTGAACACCAGATGGCTAAGACCAGCGGAACCACCACGGACCTGCTCCAGTGTGGCAAGTGCAAGAAGAAGAACTGCACGTACAACCAG GTGCAGACTCGTAGTGCTGATGAACCCATGACCACCTTTGTGCTGTGCAACGAATGTGGAAACCGCTGGAAG ttcTGCTAA